AAGTCAACATCTTCACCATATACTTTTAAAGTTGTAAAAATAACTAGTATTGTAAAAATACTAGAAATATTAGCTAGTGCTAAGAAAAAAGTTGTAAAATAATCTTTGATCATTCCAGCTGGAGTACACTCTATTTTTTTTATTTTTACTTTTTTCTCTAATTTTTTCCAACCCACAAACATTAGAAAAAAAGCTACAATAATTTGTAAAAAAGATTCAAATTTTACTATAATGTCTTCTACACGAGTAATAAAAAGCAAAGCCGTTAATCCATAAATTACATCAACTGTAACCATACCTAAAGCTGATATATACCCTTTTCGTTGATTTTCTATTAATGTTTTTTCCATACAGTATATTCCTATAGGTCCAAAGGGTAATGATAGTATTAATCCAGTAACGACTCCTTTTAATGCTGTTAATATCAACGGTACCTACCTCCAAAAAATAATTTACTTTAAAGCTTTCCCACATTTAGGACAATAAGAAAAATCTCTCGCTATACTTGTACCACAATGAGGACAGGTATTCGTTTCTAATATAATAT
The genomic region above belongs to Fusobacterium sp. SYSU M8D902 and contains:
- a CDS encoding LysE family transporter; its protein translation is MILTALKGVVTGLILSLPFGPIGIYCMEKTLIENQRKGYISALGMVTVDVIYGLTALLFITRVEDIIVKFESFLQIIVAFFLMFVGWKKLEKKVKIKKIECTPAGMIKDYFTTFFLALANISSIFTILVIFTTLKVYGEDVDLVAPFIAFGIFAGGAVEWFITTYIISKCTRVLNEDKLIKISKISGGLIFVGGVITLALTLIKFF